Proteins encoded within one genomic window of Tabrizicola piscis:
- a CDS encoding phosphomannomutase, producing the protein MGNPFKSYDIRGRLGVDLDETVAHRIARAFAQVTGAAAVVLARDCRESSPALAEAVAKGLMAEGVQVLDLGLAGTEEMYFATAHLGAGGGIMVTASHNPADYNGMKLVGPGAMPLTAEAFAKVRALSEADAPDRLPGGSWQDVSATRAAYVARVVGMVGAQAIGPLQVLVNAGNGAAGPTLDALAEGLEKAGARLDLLRLHHDPDGSFPNGIPNPLLPENRPVTAAAVQAAGAGMGVAFDGDFDRCFLFDGQGGFVDGEHVVALLAAAHLQQTPGATIIHDPRVLWAVEDTIARHGGRSVLAPTGHVFLKAAMRREGAVYGGEMSAHHYFRDFMACDSGMIPWLMVAGLIGRTGRSLADLVGDLRRDFPSSGEINFAVADTAATVARVHKALAPLAKAEDRTDGLSLSFGDWRLNLRASNTEPLLRLNVEARGDAGLVAAGVARLTALIEG; encoded by the coding sequence ATGGGAAATCCGTTCAAAAGCTATGATATTCGCGGTCGCCTCGGTGTCGACCTTGACGAAACCGTTGCCCACCGCATCGCCCGCGCCTTTGCCCAAGTCACCGGTGCGGCGGCTGTGGTGCTGGCCCGCGATTGCCGTGAAAGCTCACCCGCGCTGGCCGAAGCGGTGGCAAAGGGGCTGATGGCAGAAGGGGTGCAGGTCCTGGACCTTGGCCTTGCCGGAACCGAAGAGATGTATTTCGCCACCGCCCATCTTGGTGCGGGGGGTGGGATCATGGTCACCGCCTCGCACAACCCGGCAGATTACAACGGCATGAAGCTGGTCGGCCCCGGTGCGATGCCCCTGACCGCCGAGGCCTTTGCCAAGGTCCGCGCGTTGAGCGAGGCAGATGCGCCGGACCGGCTGCCGGGCGGCAGCTGGCAAGATGTCAGTGCAACGCGGGCCGCCTATGTGGCGCGGGTCGTCGGGATGGTCGGCGCGCAAGCGATCGGGCCGCTGCAAGTGCTGGTCAATGCGGGGAACGGGGCGGCGGGGCCCACTCTGGATGCCCTGGCCGAGGGGCTGGAGAAGGCCGGAGCAAGGCTTGACCTTCTGCGCTTGCATCATGACCCGGATGGAAGCTTTCCGAACGGCATTCCCAACCCGCTTTTGCCAGAAAACCGGCCCGTCACCGCAGCCGCGGTGCAGGCGGCAGGGGCCGGGATGGGCGTGGCCTTCGACGGCGACTTTGACCGCTGCTTCCTGTTCGACGGGCAGGGCGGCTTTGTCGATGGCGAGCATGTAGTGGCCCTGCTTGCCGCAGCACATCTGCAGCAGACCCCGGGTGCCACCATCATCCATGACCCGCGCGTGCTTTGGGCGGTCGAAGACACCATTGCCCGCCACGGTGGCCGGTCGGTCCTTGCCCCGACCGGGCATGTGTTCCTCAAAGCGGCGATGCGGCGCGAAGGCGCGGTCTATGGCGGCGAGATGAGCGCGCATCACTATTTCCGCGATTTCATGGCCTGTGACAGCGGCATGATCCCCTGGCTGATGGTCGCCGGCCTGATCGGCCGAACCGGGCGCAGTCTGGCGGACCTTGTGGGCGATCTGCGGCGGGATTTCCCGTCCTCGGGCGAGATCAATTTTGCCGTGGCCGATACCGCCGCCACGGTTGCACGGGTGCACAAGGCCCTGGCCCCGCTTGCCAAGGCTGAGGACCGGACCGATGGGCTAAGCCTGAGCTTCGGCGATTGGCGGCTGAACCTGCGGGCGTCGAATACCGAACCCCTCCTGCGCCTGAACGTCGAGGCGCGGGGTGATGCGGGACTGGTGGCCGCAGGCGTGGCCCGGCTGACGGCGCTGATCGAAGGCTGA
- a CDS encoding molybdopterin-dependent oxidoreductase: MNDQPKIDLARPVSDEIRQTTCYMCACRCGINVHLKAGTVTYIEGNRDHPINKGVLCAKGASGIMQVTAPSRLKAPLRRVGPRGSGAFEVISWEEALSTAVSWMKPLRETAPEKLAFFTGRDQSQSLTGWWAQNFGTPNYAAHGGFCSVNMAAGGIYTIGGAFWEFGQPDWERTKLFVMFGVAEDHDSNPIKIGLGKLKARGARVISVNPIRTGYSAVADDWIGITPGTDGLLILSLIHCLLEAGKVDLDYLAQWTNAPLLVNGAEGAEKGLFVRNAESQPFVIDKASGHPAPWDGKGVQPDLGAEWQGNRTVFRHMVEEYLKPDYAPEAVAVRCGVTALRIRQLAAELAEVAFDQAITLDRPWTDFRGNDHRDMPGRPVSFHAMRGISAHSNGFQTARALHLLQIILGSLETPGGYRLKPPYPKPVEAHPTPHFVTTPGKPLTGPHLGYVRGPDDLCLLPDGQPARIDKAFSWENPFSAHGLMHMLIPNAHAGDPYRIDTLFLYMANMAWNSSMNSARVMEMLTDKGPDGEYLIPRIIYSDAYASEMVAYADLILPDTTYLERHDCISLLDRPISEPDAAGDAIRWPVVTPDRDVRCFQSVLLDLGARLGLPGMVNEDGSPKYADYADYIVNHQRRPGVGPLMGFRGDGTQTGRGAPNPDQMQSYIDNGAFHQAHVPEEAAFMKPWNAAYQDWAVKLGLYETPQPYLFNIWSEPMRRFQLAAEGFGPRQPPDHLRDRLKQAMHPLPIWYAPYGDDDAAFGYTVHALTQRPMDMYHSWGSQNAWLRQIRGRNSLFLPTKIWETQGFEDGDWARVSSRAGVITVPVAHMVALNENTVWTWNAIGKRKGAWALDADAPEATTGFLLNHLISELLPDKAEHQGHRLSNSDPVTGQAAWFDCRVRVERVAAEDHARGMSEPGFPQLPDPPRAGGGRAQNFSKSFAKSFRKLLAPVEGKR, encoded by the coding sequence ATGAACGACCAGCCGAAGATTGACCTTGCGCGCCCCGTGTCGGACGAGATCCGGCAGACGACCTGCTACATGTGCGCCTGCCGCTGCGGGATCAATGTGCATCTGAAGGCGGGTACAGTGACCTATATCGAGGGCAACCGGGATCATCCGATCAACAAGGGTGTTCTCTGTGCCAAGGGGGCCAGCGGGATCATGCAGGTCACCGCCCCCAGCCGGTTGAAGGCCCCGCTGCGGCGCGTGGGGCCGCGCGGGTCCGGCGCGTTCGAGGTGATCTCGTGGGAGGAGGCGCTGTCAACCGCTGTCTCCTGGATGAAGCCGCTGCGAGAGACCGCGCCGGAAAAGCTCGCCTTCTTCACCGGGCGCGACCAAAGCCAATCCCTCACCGGCTGGTGGGCGCAGAACTTCGGCACGCCAAACTATGCGGCGCATGGGGGCTTTTGTTCGGTCAACATGGCGGCGGGCGGCATCTACACCATCGGCGGGGCCTTCTGGGAATTCGGCCAGCCGGATTGGGAGCGGACGAAGCTGTTCGTCATGTTCGGCGTGGCCGAGGATCATGACAGCAACCCGATCAAGATCGGTCTGGGCAAGCTGAAGGCGCGCGGCGCGCGGGTCATCAGCGTCAATCCGATCCGCACGGGCTATTCCGCCGTTGCGGATGACTGGATCGGGATCACGCCGGGAACCGATGGCCTGCTGATCCTGTCCCTGATCCATTGCCTGCTGGAGGCCGGGAAGGTCGACCTTGACTACCTCGCCCAATGGACCAACGCGCCCTTGCTGGTGAACGGGGCCGAGGGGGCGGAGAAAGGCCTTTTCGTCAGGAACGCCGAAAGCCAGCCCTTCGTGATCGACAAGGCCTCCGGCCACCCGGCACCCTGGGATGGCAAAGGGGTGCAGCCCGACCTTGGGGCCGAATGGCAGGGCAATCGCACGGTCTTCCGCCATATGGTCGAGGAATACCTCAAGCCGGATTACGCCCCCGAAGCCGTCGCCGTGCGCTGCGGCGTGACGGCGCTGCGCATCCGGCAGCTGGCGGCAGAACTGGCCGAGGTTGCCTTTGATCAGGCGATCACGCTGGACCGGCCCTGGACCGACTTCCGCGGGAATGACCATAGGGACATGCCCGGCCGCCCGGTCAGTTTCCACGCCATGCGGGGGATTTCGGCCCATTCCAACGGCTTCCAGACGGCCCGGGCGCTGCACCTTTTGCAGATCATCCTCGGGTCGCTGGAAACGCCCGGCGGCTACCGGCTGAAGCCACCCTATCCAAAGCCGGTCGAGGCGCACCCGACGCCCCATTTCGTGACCACTCCCGGAAAGCCCCTGACCGGCCCGCATCTGGGCTATGTGCGGGGGCCGGATGACCTGTGCCTTCTGCCGGATGGCCAGCCCGCCCGCATCGACAAGGCGTTTTCGTGGGAAAACCCGTTTTCGGCCCATGGGTTGATGCATATGCTGATCCCCAACGCCCATGCGGGCGACCCCTACCGGATCGACACGCTGTTCCTCTACATGGCGAACATGGCGTGGAATTCGTCGATGAATTCCGCCCGAGTGATGGAGATGCTGACCGACAAGGGGCCGGATGGTGAATACCTGATCCCCCGGATCATCTACTCCGACGCCTATGCCAGTGAGATGGTGGCCTACGCCGATCTGATCCTGCCTGACACGACCTATCTGGAGCGGCACGATTGCATCAGCCTTCTGGACCGCCCCATCAGTGAGCCGGACGCGGCGGGTGACGCGATCCGCTGGCCGGTGGTCACGCCCGACCGGGACGTGCGGTGCTTTCAGTCAGTGCTCCTCGACCTTGGGGCGCGGCTGGGCCTGCCGGGGATGGTGAATGAGGATGGCAGCCCGAAATACGCCGACTATGCCGATTACATCGTGAACCACCAGCGCAGGCCGGGGGTTGGTCCGCTGATGGGCTTTCGCGGTGACGGCACGCAGACGGGCAGGGGCGCGCCGAACCCGGACCAGATGCAAAGCTACATCGACAACGGGGCCTTCCATCAGGCGCATGTGCCGGAAGAGGCGGCCTTCATGAAACCCTGGAACGCCGCCTATCAGGACTGGGCGGTGAAACTGGGGCTGTACGAAACACCGCAGCCCTATCTTTTCAACATCTGGTCCGAACCGATGCGCCGCTTTCAACTGGCCGCCGAAGGCTTTGGCCCCCGCCAGCCGCCCGACCACCTGCGCGACCGGCTGAAGCAGGCAATGCATCCCTTGCCGATCTGGTACGCGCCCTATGGCGATGATGATGCCGCCTTCGGCTATACCGTCCATGCGCTGACGCAGCGACCGATGGACATGTACCATAGCTGGGGCAGCCAGAATGCCTGGCTGCGGCAGATCAGGGGGCGGAACTCGTTGTTCCTGCCGACGAAGATCTGGGAGACGCAGGGGTTTGAGGACGGAGACTGGGCCCGGGTATCCTCGCGCGCCGGTGTCATCACCGTGCCGGTGGCGCATATGGTGGCGCTGAACGAAAACACCGTCTGGACCTGGAACGCGATCGGCAAGCGGAAGGGGGCCTGGGCTCTGGATGCGGACGCGCCAGAGGCGACGACGGGGTTTCTGCTCAACCACCTGATTTCCGAACTGCTGCCCGACAAGGCCGAACATCAGGGCCACCGCTTGTCGAACTCAGACCCCGTCACCGGTCAGGCGGCGTGGTTTGACTGCCGGGTCCGGGTGGAACGGGTTGCGGCAGAAGATCATGCGCGCGGAATGTCGGAACCGGGTTTCCCGCAACTGCCCGACCCGCCACGCGCGGGCGGGGGCCGGGCGCAAAACTTTTCGAAAAGTTTTGCCAAAAGTTTTCGAAAACTTTTGGCGCCGGTGGAGGGGAAGCGATGA
- a CDS encoding peptidase M23, whose translation MLRLALPMLPLLVTPAFAHEGLHHHPHGVEFGWLTAALVGSIVGGGVVYAALRRRK comes from the coding sequence ATGCTGCGCCTTGCACTGCCGATGCTGCCCTTGCTGGTCACGCCCGCCTTTGCGCATGAAGGCCTGCACCACCATCCGCATGGGGTGGAATTCGGCTGGCTGACGGCGGCACTTGTCGGGTCGATCGTCGGTGGCGGGGTCGTCTACGCAGCCCTGAGGCGGCGGAAATGA
- a CDS encoding dimethyl sulfoxide reductase anchor subunit family protein translates to MHPAPSVILFSTLSGLGFGFLAFLGAGVLLPSGWVAFFLWGLGYGLAVAGLLAATFHLGNPVNAAKAFSQWRTSWLSREAWASVATLLTLAPMALSDLLGLGLPRVIGQVGAVLALVTVLTTAMIYTQIKAVPRWHLWLTPVMFLGFAIAGGAMLSGAIWAPLALVAVGAVLVALWRVGDGAFARAGQTIGTATGLDRIGTPWVFEPAHTAGNYLLREMIFVVGRKHATKLRWIALGLASVLPALVLLLPLGWPGVALATVLHLAGALAARWLFFAEAEHVVGLYYGARG, encoded by the coding sequence ATGCACCCGGCCCCTTCCGTCATCCTGTTTTCCACGCTGTCCGGCCTTGGCTTCGGCTTTCTGGCCTTCCTTGGCGCGGGGGTGCTGCTGCCCTCTGGCTGGGTGGCGTTCTTTCTGTGGGGGCTGGGTTACGGCTTGGCCGTGGCGGGGCTTCTCGCCGCGACCTTTCACCTTGGGAACCCCGTGAACGCGGCCAAGGCCTTCAGCCAGTGGCGCACAAGCTGGCTAAGCCGCGAGGCCTGGGCCTCCGTTGCAACGCTGCTCACGCTGGCCCCCATGGCGCTGTCGGACTTGCTGGGTCTGGGTCTGCCGCGCGTCATCGGGCAGGTCGGGGCCGTTCTGGCGCTGGTCACGGTGCTGACCACGGCGATGATCTATACCCAGATCAAGGCCGTGCCGCGCTGGCACCTGTGGCTGACGCCGGTGATGTTCCTTGGCTTTGCCATCGCCGGGGGCGCGATGCTTTCCGGGGCGATCTGGGCGCCGCTGGCATTGGTCGCGGTCGGGGCGGTGCTGGTAGCGCTCTGGCGGGTGGGCGACGGGGCCTTTGCCCGCGCGGGCCAGACCATCGGCACAGCCACAGGACTGGACCGGATCGGCACCCCTTGGGTATTCGAACCTGCCCATACCGCCGGAAACTACCTGCTGCGCGAGATGATCTTTGTCGTCGGCCGCAAACATGCAACCAAGCTGCGCTGGATCGCCCTTGGCCTTGCGTCGGTCCTGCCTGCACTGGTTCTTCTGCTGCCGCTGGGCTGGCCGGGCGTGGCGCTCGCCACCGTCCTGCATCTGGCAGGCGCTTTGGCCGCCCGCTGGCTGTTTTTTGCCGAGGCAGAGCATGTCGTGGGGCTTTACTACGGCGCGCGGGGATGA
- a CDS encoding urease accessory protein UreD: MTAFQPIMMPPRDALQRAKGEALVTLDSLARLQRLRQEGSAKAILPGGGAVPEVVFLNTSGGLTAGDRLRFALDLQGGRAVATTQTAERAYRAEGAMARMDVQLTVGPDGWLDWLPQETILFDRAALDRRTLIDLAPGAGCLALEAVVLGRAAMGETVRQLRFRDRREIRLSGAPVWIDPLALDDAALDGGPAGLGSARAFASIVMTGEAPLDPLRRLLDEPGATGAASAFAGRTVVRLLAVDGWPLRRQIVRILHILRQGRPLPRVWQL; this comes from the coding sequence ATGACCGCATTCCAGCCGATCATGATGCCGCCGCGCGATGCGCTGCAGCGCGCCAAGGGTGAGGCTCTGGTCACGCTTGACAGTTTGGCCCGGTTGCAGCGCCTGCGGCAGGAAGGCTCGGCCAAGGCGATCCTGCCGGGTGGCGGCGCTGTGCCAGAGGTGGTGTTTCTGAACACCTCGGGCGGGCTGACGGCGGGGGATCGCCTGCGCTTTGCGCTTGACCTGCAGGGCGGTCGGGCTGTGGCGACAACACAGACCGCAGAACGTGCCTATCGGGCCGAAGGGGCCATGGCGCGGATGGATGTGCAGCTGACCGTCGGCCCGGATGGCTGGCTGGACTGGCTGCCGCAGGAAACGATCCTGTTCGACCGCGCGGCACTCGACCGCCGGACCCTGATCGACCTTGCCCCCGGCGCGGGCTGCCTTGCGCTTGAGGCGGTGGTACTGGGCCGCGCCGCGATGGGGGAAACGGTGCGCCAGTTGCGGTTTCGTGACCGGCGGGAAATCCGCCTTTCGGGCGCGCCGGTCTGGATCGACCCGCTGGCACTGGACGATGCGGCGCTGGACGGTGGTCCTGCAGGCCTGGGCTCGGCCCGCGCCTTTGCCAGCATCGTCATGACGGGCGAGGCCCCGCTTGACCCGTTGCGCAGGCTGCTGGACGAACCCGGCGCGACCGGGGCCGCCAGCGCCTTTGCAGGGCGTACGGTCGTTCGCCTGCTTGCGGTGGATGGCTGGCCTCTGCGCCGCCAGATCGTCCGCATCCTTCACATCCTGCGGCAGGGTCGCCCCTTGCCGCGTGTCTGGCAGCTTTGA
- a CDS encoding urease subunit beta, whose product MIPGEVFPAAGDITLNEGAEVTVLMVANTGDRPVQVGSHYHFAETNPGLAFDRDAARGQRLDIAAGTAVRFEPGQTREVRLVPLSGARVVYGFNQKIMGPLG is encoded by the coding sequence ATGATCCCGGGTGAGGTTTTTCCCGCCGCGGGCGACATCACCCTGAACGAAGGGGCCGAAGTGACGGTGCTGATGGTCGCCAATACCGGCGACCGGCCGGTGCAAGTCGGAAGCCACTACCATTTCGCCGAGACCAATCCCGGCCTCGCCTTCGACCGCGACGCCGCGCGGGGCCAGCGTCTGGACATCGCCGCGGGCACCGCCGTGCGGTTCGAGCCCGGCCAGACGCGCGAAGTGCGGCTGGTCCCGCTGTCGGGCGCGCGCGTGGTCTATGGCTTCAACCAAAAGATCATGGGGCCTTTGGGCTGA
- a CDS encoding 4Fe-4S dicluster domain-containing protein, with amino-acid sequence MTALPHATDKKLGLVIDLDTCVGCQACVTACKGWNDQGDGLSDQDAHGADPSGTFLNRVHSYQVTLPDAPPQIVNFPRSCLHCEDAPCVTVCPTGASYKRAEDGIVLVNPDSCIGCGLCAWACPYGAREMDADQGVMKKCTLCVDRIYNDTLPEEDREPACVRTCPTNARHFGDFADPDSKVSRLVAERGGYDLMPGMGTKPTNKYLAPRKKGPGEASLLAPLLDIKATGVAGWLDRMLGKI; translated from the coding sequence ATGACCGCCCTGCCGCATGCAACCGACAAGAAGCTGGGCCTGGTGATCGACCTTGATACCTGCGTCGGCTGTCAGGCCTGCGTCACGGCCTGCAAGGGCTGGAACGATCAGGGCGACGGCCTCAGCGATCAGGATGCCCATGGCGCTGACCCTTCGGGCACCTTCCTCAACCGTGTCCATTCCTATCAGGTCACTCTCCCCGACGCCCCGCCGCAGATCGTGAACTTCCCGCGGTCCTGCCTGCATTGCGAGGACGCGCCTTGCGTCACCGTCTGCCCCACGGGCGCCAGCTACAAGCGGGCCGAGGACGGGATCGTGCTGGTCAACCCGGACTCCTGCATCGGCTGCGGCCTGTGCGCCTGGGCCTGCCCTTACGGCGCGCGTGAGATGGATGCCGATCAGGGGGTGATGAAGAAATGCACCCTCTGCGTCGACCGGATCTACAACGACACCCTGCCCGAGGAGGACCGCGAACCCGCCTGCGTCCGCACCTGCCCAACGAACGCCCGCCATTTCGGCGATTTCGCCGATCCGGACAGCAAGGTGTCGCGGCTGGTGGCCGAACGCGGCGGCTATGACCTGATGCCGGGAATGGGGACAAAGCCGACCAACAAATACCTCGCCCCCCGCAAGAAGGGCCCGGGTGAGGCAAGCCTTCTGGCCCCCCTGCTTGATATCAAGGCAACTGGGGTCGCGGGCTGGCTGGACCGGATGCTGGGAAAGATCTGA
- a CDS encoding urease subunit gamma: protein MNLTPREKDKLLVSLAAMVARGRLARGVKLNHPEAIALISDFVVEGARDGRSVADLMEAGAHVITADQCMSGIPEMIHSVQVEATFPDGTKLVTVHHPIR from the coding sequence ATGAACCTGACCCCGCGTGAGAAAGACAAACTCCTCGTCAGCCTGGCCGCCATGGTCGCGCGGGGCCGTCTGGCGCGCGGCGTCAAGCTGAACCACCCCGAAGCCATCGCGCTGATCAGCGATTTCGTTGTCGAAGGTGCCCGCGACGGGCGCAGCGTCGCCGATCTGATGGAAGCGGGCGCGCATGTGATCACCGCCGATCAATGCATGTCCGGCATCCCCGAAATGATCCACTCAGTTCAGGTCGAGGCGACCTTTCCCGACGGCACCAAACTTGTCACCGTTCACCACCCCATCCGATAG